In Leptospira barantonii, the DNA window AGAAGCTTTGAAAAAAACTTCGGATTGGATCAAACTCTACGCGAGTTCGCTGTAAAGTTTTTGAATGTGATCTTGAGTGAGGGGTTTGGAAAGATAACCTTTGACTTCCGGAAAAGAATTCGCTTTTACGATATCCCTTTCATCCACGGAAGAACTTACCATAAAGATCGTGATCTTTTTAGCGAGAGCGCCCTGGATCTTTTTGAACTCGTCCAAAAATTGCCAACCGTCCATAAAGGGCATGTTGATGTCCAATAAGATCGCGTCCGGTAATTCTTCGCTCGTAGAACTTAAACTTTGGAGTTCCTGAAGAGCTACTTCTCCATCTTGGAAATCGCGGAGCTTAGTGGCTCTCCCGTCTTTTTCCAGGAATCGCTTTGCGATCATGATATAAATGGAATCATCATCGATCAACCAGAAGTTCATATTACCGTTGTTCAAAATCATTATACTTATTGAAATTGATGATGAAAGAAGTACCCTTTCCAGGAGAACTTTCAACCGTTATTTCACCACCGAGGGACTCAATTTGATTCTTAGTCATGAACAACCCGATCCCCTGACCTTCCTTTTCACGATGGAACGTCTTGTTCATTTTAAAGATTTGATGACCGTATTTTCTCAGATCGATTCCTAGACCGTTATCTCGGACGATCAAAAAGACCTTTTTATCCTCCAAGAATGAGACGAACGAAATTTCCGGTTTTCTGCTCGGATCGGAATATTTTAACGCATTACTCAATAAATTTAGAAGAATACTTTCCAAGTAGACCCGAGGATAAAGAATCTCGGGGGCCGCTTCGAATTCCGTCCGAATCTCCGCTTCCATCTCCTTGATCTGCGCAGAAAGCAAATTTTGCACCTTACTGAGCGCGTCTTTAAAAAGAACCTGTTGTTTGTCTATGTTTCGATTTCTACGAATTTTGATGACTTCTACGATGTCGTTTAACGTAGTCATCAGATCCTTGGCGCTGATTTCTAAGGACTCGAGAAGTTTGTCCTTATCGGTGCCGTCTTTTTCCCGCAACATCGTAGAAAGCGTGAATATATTTCCGATCGGCGCTCGGAGATTGTGTGATACGATCTGGTTGAATTCCTCGAGTTGTGCGTTTCTTTCGGTTAAGTGATTGCTCAAGGCCTGCAAGGCTTCGTTCTTTTCGATCAAAGCGGAAAGCATATTCTTTCGATCGGTGATGTCTTGAATTTGAGAGATAAAGAACAAAGGCTTTTTTTGAATGTCCCTTACGAGCGATACGATCAACAGAACCCAAATGATACTTCCGTTTTTATGAAAGTATCTCTTCTCCATCTTGTAAGTGTCTCGTTTTCCATCCAAGGTTTCCTGAAGAAGAGTCAGATCCGCC includes these proteins:
- a CDS encoding response regulator yields the protein MNFWLIDDDSIYIMIAKRFLEKDGRATKLRDFQDGEVALQELQSLSSTSEELPDAILLDINMPFMDGWQFLDEFKKIQGALAKKITIFMVSSSVDERDIVKANSFPEVKGYLSKPLTQDHIQKLYSELA
- a CDS encoding PAS domain-containing sensor histidine kinase, translated to MKESDIQSNEFYKFLLEKSPELICFHDPDGIYLYVSPSVTSMLGYRPEDLIGKNPYDYFNPIDRERIFKNSHKPVRDGKEIEHVEYQFLKKDGKYVWLQTIAKPIQDENGKVIALLTSSREYKGLNTILDETERKQVLDEIRLSEEKFFNAFYYSGVGMALVSLEGKWLEVNPSISDIIGYSREEILKLTFQDITHPDDLMADLTLLQETLDGKRDTYKMEKRYFHKNGSIIWVLLIVSLVRDIQKKPLFFISQIQDITDRKNMLSALIEKNEALQALSNHLTERNAQLEEFNQIVSHNLRAPIGNIFTLSTMLREKDGTDKDKLLESLEISAKDLMTTLNDIVEVIKIRRNRNIDKQQVLFKDALSKVQNLLSAQIKEMEAEIRTEFEAAPEILYPRVYLESILLNLLSNALKYSDPSRKPEISFVSFLEDKKVFLIVRDNGLGIDLRKYGHQIFKMNKTFHREKEGQGIGLFMTKNQIESLGGEITVESSPGKGTSFIINFNKYNDFEQR